The Bacteroidales bacterium region TTTAATATCACCAAGGTTTCCGGCAGTATTATTATGCTGATGGTCCTCGGTTTTTTTGTCTCATTGGTGTTGAAAAGCAAAAAGAATAAGAAACCCTCTATTGAAAACTGATGATATGTCAACTTTAACTTCCAGTCCTGATCTGTCGTTTTATCAGGTTGCCAAAGGTATCCGGTCGTGGATTTTTACACTTGACCATAAAAGGATTGCCCTGTTGTACTTCTATTCCATTAGTACCTTTTTCCTGGTTGGGGTTGTCCTGGGATTACTTTTGCGGCTTGAACTTATTGCCCCGGGCAAAACCATTGTGGAGCCGCATACTTACAACCAGCTATTCACATTGCATGGGGTGATCATGATCTTCCTTTTCATTATTCCTGTCATACCGGCGATTTTCGGTAATTTCTTCCTTCCGATTATGTTAGGGACAGATGATGTATCCTTCCCCAGGGTTAACCTGCTTTCATGGTATTTGTATATCCTTGGAGGTATCCTGGCTTTACTGACGCTCGTTGTAGGAGATGGCCCGCCAGATACAGGTTGGACTTTTTATGCGCCTTACAGTGTCAAAACAGGCACGAACGTTTCCATCGCGGTGCTTGCAGCTTTCATTCTTGGCTTTTCTTCTATTTTGACTGGCCTTAATTTTATCGTTACCATCCACAGGCTCCGTTACCCGGGCATGTCCTTCTTCCAAATGCCCTTATTTGCCTGGGCATTATATGCGACAGCCTGGATACAGGTCCTTGCAACACCGATAATTGGCATCACCCTGTTAATGATCTTTGTTGAGCGGGTTTTCGGCGTAGGTCTTTTTGATCCCAGCATAGGTGGTGACCCCATTCTTTACCAGCACCTTTTCTGGATCTATTCCCATCCTGCGGTTTATATCATGGCGCTGCCCGCCATGGGTATTATCTCAGAGATTATTCCCACCTTTTCACACAGAACTATTTTTGGTTATAAAGCCATCGCCTTTTCCAGCCTGGCCATCGCTTTCGTTGGTTATTTCGTATGGGGACACCACATGTTCACTTCCGGCATGAGCGGCCCTGCACGCATTATCTTTTCCATTCTCACTTTCCTGGTGGCCATTCCGTCGGCCGTAAAAGTATTCAACTGGGTAGCGACCATGTATAAAGGGTCCATCGACCTTCAACCCCCGATGCTTTATGCCATGGCATTCATTTTCCAATTCCTTATAGGTGGTCTTACCGGATTGGTCGTTGGTGCACTGGCAACCGATATACATTTGCATGATACTCATTTTGTTGTCGGTCACTTCCATTACGTCATGTTCGGAGGTGCGGGCTTTGCCTTTTTCGGAGGTATTCATTATTGGTTCCCAAAAATATGGGGCAGAATGTATAACGTGCGATGGGCAAATATTGCCTTCACACTCCTTTTTATCGGTTTTAACACGCTGTATTTCCCTATGCTTATTTTAGGGATAATGGGGATGCCTCGCCGGTATTATGACTATTTACCTGAATTTCAACCATTGAATGTAATCTCTACAGTTGGTTCCTGGATCCTGTTCATCGGGTTGATCATCATGATCGTCAACCTGATTAACGGCTATCGTAAGGGCGCAATAGCCGGCCGTAATCCGTGGGGAGGTGTTACACTTGAATGGCAAACAAAATCTCCACCACCGCTGCAGAACTTCGACAAAGCTCCTGAATTATCGGAACACGGTCCTTACGATTTTAAATAAAACTATTTTCAAAATTTAGTATGGAAACAAC contains the following coding sequences:
- the ctaD gene encoding cytochrome c oxidase subunit I, which codes for MSTLTSSPDLSFYQVAKGIRSWIFTLDHKRIALLYFYSISTFFLVGVVLGLLLRLELIAPGKTIVEPHTYNQLFTLHGVIMIFLFIIPVIPAIFGNFFLPIMLGTDDVSFPRVNLLSWYLYILGGILALLTLVVGDGPPDTGWTFYAPYSVKTGTNVSIAVLAAFILGFSSILTGLNFIVTIHRLRYPGMSFFQMPLFAWALYATAWIQVLATPIIGITLLMIFVERVFGVGLFDPSIGGDPILYQHLFWIYSHPAVYIMALPAMGIISEIIPTFSHRTIFGYKAIAFSSLAIAFVGYFVWGHHMFTSGMSGPARIIFSILTFLVAIPSAVKVFNWVATMYKGSIDLQPPMLYAMAFIFQFLIGGLTGLVVGALATDIHLHDTHFVVGHFHYVMFGGAGFAFFGGIHYWFPKIWGRMYNVRWANIAFTLLFIGFNTLYFPMLILGIMGMPRRYYDYLPEFQPLNVISTVGSWILFIGLIIMIVNLINGYRKGAIAGRNPWGGVTLEWQTKSPPPLQNFDKAPELSEHGPYDFK